The following coding sequences lie in one Nitrospirota bacterium genomic window:
- a CDS encoding ABC transporter permease, protein MSHSRTIFWKRFKRNRLAITGGVVVFVLFFIASFANLVSPYDPSDIDRKHILEAPSVSHPLGTDDLGRDVLSRMIFGSRISLSVGFVAVGIATIIGMIVGAISGYYGGWTDRVIMRIIDIMLSIPTFFLILAVIAFIGPGIWNIMIVIGLTSWMGVARLVRAEFLSLKEREFVLAARALGASDMRIIFRHIMVNSMSPVFVSAVLGVASAILVESALSFLGIGIQPPVPSWGNILTLGKDNIEIAWWLSVFPGLAILITVLSYNLVGEGLQDALDPRLWGSGK, encoded by the coding sequence ATGAGTCACTCACGAACGATATTCTGGAAGCGGTTTAAAAGAAACAGGCTTGCGATAACTGGTGGCGTTGTTGTGTTCGTGCTTTTCTTTATCGCAAGCTTTGCCAATCTTGTTTCTCCGTATGATCCAAGCGATATTGACAGAAAGCATATTCTTGAAGCCCCGAGCGTAAGTCATCCCCTCGGGACCGATGACCTCGGCAGGGACGTGCTTTCAAGAATGATCTTCGGCAGCAGGATATCCCTCTCAGTAGGTTTTGTGGCAGTTGGTATCGCAACGATCATCGGAATGATCGTCGGCGCGATATCAGGATACTACGGAGGCTGGACAGACAGGGTGATTATGAGGATTATTGATATCATGCTTTCTATACCGACCTTCTTTCTCATACTCGCCGTGATTGCGTTCATCGGCCCCGGCATCTGGAATATTATGATTGTCATTGGGCTCACATCGTGGATGGGAGTTGCGCGGCTGGTGAGGGCTGAGTTTTTATCGCTGAAAGAAAGGGAATTCGTACTTGCTGCAAGGGCGCTCGGCGCGAGCGACATGCGGATAATCTTCAGACATATCATGGTCAACAGTATGTCGCCGGTCTTCGTCTCCGCCGTCCTCGGAGTCGCAAGCGCGATTCTCGTGGAATCCGCACTGAGCTTTCTTGGCATAGGCATTCAGCCGCCGGTGCCAAGCTGGGGCAACATCCTGACATTAGGTAAAGACAATATTGAAATAGCATGGTGGCTTTCGGTATTCCCCGGCCTCGCAATCCTGATTACAGTATTGAGTTACAACCTCGTAGGAGAAGGACTACAGGACGCGCTTGATCCGAGATTGTGGGGCAGCGGTAAGTAA